AAGCATCATGAAGGCGCCGGCCTGATCCACGGCTATTTCGGCCTCGGCGATGCGTCGGAGGTCGCCCGCACCGAGGCGCAACGTGCACGGGCCGACTTCAAGGCACTGCTCGCCCGCGGCGTTTGATGCGGCTAAGCGCGACGCGCCCACTGCGCAGCAGTATGGCCCCAGGCCTCGTCCCAATCGTGGCCGGAAGCATCGACCACGTGACCATCGGCTTCGAAGAACTTGTTGGGGACCTGGAAAATCGCAAGGATCAGTGCGCCCTCGGGGCACCAGGCGGCATGACGGCTGCCTGCTTCGCGCCAGATGAATTCGCCGGCCTTGCAGGCGATGCCCTTGGCGGGCCCCTCCTTGTCGACGAGCGCGCCTTCGATCACATAGCTCTGCTCGATGCCGACATGCTCATGATCAGGCAGCACCGCCCCCGGCGCAAAGCGCATCAGGGCCGTCATCAAGCCTGTACTGCGATCGAACAGCAACGTCTTGGCCTCGCAGCCCGGAAAGCGCGTTTGCTGCCAGTCCATGGCTTGAGGCTGAACGAGATGGGAATGCTGGTCGGCGGTTTGCGGGCCTGTGGCGGCGTCCATCGCAATGCTCCGTTCCTGCTGGATGGACTGAGGCTAGCAGGTTTGTGGTGGACGGTCAGCGCGCAGTGCAGCAAGCGGCGTCGAATGGTCGCCGCCAACCGCACGCCCGGCAGGGCGACCGCAATCGCCGCGCGTTTGCAAAAATTGAGGCGGATACTGGAAGCGAACGCTGATCCTGCTTGATTGCGCCATGATTCCGAGTTCCAATTCGGGGAGGCCATTTTGGTCTAGGGAGACACCCATCATGAAGCGGATTTTTCTGGCTGCCATCCTCGCCACCTTCGCGGCCGGCTCCGCGCTTGCGGAGGACACTTGCGAGAGCAAGGCCGTGGGCAAGGACGGCAAGCCGCTCGCCGGCGCGGCCAAGACGTCGTTCCTCAAGAAGTGCAAGCAGGAGGCCTGCGCGCCCAAGGCCGTCGGCTCCGACGGCAAGCCGCTCGCCGGCGCGGCCAAGAACAGCTTTATGAAGAAGTGCGAGGTCGGCGCATAGGGCGCTACACGCGTTTTGTGAGGCTCTGATGACGATACGCCTGCCTATCGCAGGCGTATCGCTGTTTGTGCGCTCCTACTCCCGCTTGAAGCGATAGTCGAACGCGCTCCCGAGCGGCTTGACCCATCCTGCCGTCGGCGTCGGAAAATGGATCGGCAGGATCAGCGTATCGGTATCGGCGACGGAGGCGAAGAACTTCCGCCGCGACACTGCCGACTGCTTGGGATCCCAATCCGGCTTGGCCGACCAGTCCGGCTCGCGGCACTGGATCTGGTGATGCATGAGGTCGCCGGCGACGACCGCGCGCTCGCCCTTCGAAAAGACGTTCACGCAGCAATGACAGGGCGAATGCCCCGGCGTCGGCGTCAGCGTGACGGTGTCGTCGAGCGCGTAGTCCTCGTCGACCAGGAGTGCCTGCCCAGCCTCGACGATCGGCAGGCAGTTGTCGCGGAAGACGGTGCCCGGCGGATTGTTGCCCTTGGCGTGCTCCGCCTCCCAGGCCGCGTACTCGCCCTTGTGAAAGACGTATTTCGCATTGGGGAACGTCGGCACCCAGCGGCCGTCGCGAAGTGTCGTGTTCCAGCCGGTGTGGTCGATGTGGAGATGAGTGCAGAAGACGTAGTCGATCTGCTCAAAGCTGATGCCGAGCGCAAACAATTCGTTGCGCCAGCGCTCCTTGCCGGGAAAATCGAACGGCGGCGGATGGCCCTTGTCCTCGCCGGTGCAGGTATCGACCAGGATGGTGTAGCGCGGCGTGCGCACGACGAAGGTCTGGTAGGTGATGACCATCATGCCCCGCGCTGTGTCGAACACCTCGGGCTCCATCGTCGGCAGATGGCGCTTGAACACGCCCTCGTCATAGGCCGGGAAGAAATCCTGCGGCCGCCGCCACGGCCCTTCCCGCTCGATCACCGCATCGATGGTGATGTCGCCGATCCTGAGCTGCTTCATCGTCGTTTCGCTCCCGTCTCACGCGGTGCCAGTTTCGATGCACCCTTCCATGATTGCATTGATCTCCTCACGCGAGAGGACGCCGATCTCGGCGACGAAGACGATCCGCGTCCGCGGCGTCCCCTCGGCCCTCGTTCCGCCCGCGGCCAGCGTCGCCCGGCCGCCGGCGAGTTGAAACACCAATAGCCGCCCGGGCTGCTCGACAGTCTCGAACAGCCCCTTCGCCCGCGCGAGTCTTGGCGCGAGCCGGCCGATCGCCTGCTGCAACCGCGGCAGCGACACCGGCTTGTCCGACGTCCAGCTCATGGTCTCGAACCGCTCGACGGCCGGCCGCCGCGGCCCCGGCTCGCGTGGTACCGGTACGCGATCGACGTCCGGCGAAAAAAGCAGCGCCGCGGGCACTTCGCCATGGCGAGCATCAACCAGGACGGCTGCGGGGCGCATCGTACGGACGGCATCGCGTAGCGGCGCGCAGCCGGCTGCGTCAGCCAGATCCACCTTGCTTAGCGCGATGATGTCGGCCGCCCGAATCTGAGATCGCAGCAATGTGTCGTCCAGCATGGTCACGGGCATCGTCGCGTCCACCACGCACAGCACGGTTTCCAGCGGCGTTTCGCGAAAGATCACGGGGTCCATCAGGTTGCGCACGACATCGGCCGGATCGGCAACGCCGCTGGTCTCGATCACGATGACGTCCGGCCGCGGATCGCGTCGAAGCAGGCTGGCGAGCGTGCGCAAGAGATCGCCTTCCAGCGTGCAGCAGATGCAGCCATTGCTCAGGCTCACGACGCCGTCGGCAGCGCCCGTGATCAGTTCGGCGTCGATGTTGATCGCGCCGAAATCGTTGACCACGGCGGCGATCCGCCGCCCTTCGGCGTGCGCCAACAGATGATTCACGACCGTAGTCTTGCCCGCCCCGAGAAAGCCGGCCACGAGCAGAACCGGGACGGCCACGCCCTAGCCCTCGGCGACGGGCCGCCGCACCGGCCGGCCCGGCCTTGCCGTCACATCCAGCACACCATCCGCGATCAGCGGATAGCCGCTCACGATGAGATGGCGTACGCCCTCCGCCGGACGATTCATCGCGGAAAACTCCGCCCGGTCGGTCAGCGTGTTGTAGTCGAACACCACGATGTCGGCATCGGCGCCGGGCGCGAGCCTGCCCTTGGCGCGCATCGCTGGCGTGCTGTGCTGGAGGATCTCCGCCGGGATGAGAGAGCATTTGCGGATGCCCTCCAGCAGCGACACCGTCCGCCGCTCCCGCACCCACTCGCGGATGAAGCGGGTGAAACAGCCGGCCGAGCGCGGATGCGAGGTGGCGTCCTTCGGCAGCGGCCAGGCATCGCCGGTGTAGACGCTGCCATCTGCGAGCGTCCAGGGCATGGCATCGGAGGCGATCGCGCCGCCGGGATACAGCACCGACATGTCCAGGAGATCGCGATGGTGCGCGTTGTTCTCGAGATCCAGGATGTGCCAGAGCACCAGCGTGGAAGGCTCAGTGGCCTGCGCCGCAAGCAGTTCCTCGCGGTCGCGGAAGCGCCGGCCATCGGCGACGCGCTGCACCGAGTCGTATCCGGTGCCGTTGCGCGTCTCGAATTCGGGGTCGCTGAAGAACGCGGCCGCGAGCACGGTCGAACCGGTGCCGTAGGGGTACGCTTCCACCGTAATGGGGAGGCCCTGCGCCTGCGCCTTGGCCACCAGCTTGGCACAACGCTCGATATCGGTCTTGCTGGAGGAGTTGAAGTGGCAGATGTGCATGTGCGCGCCGGTGGCGCCGGCATAGCCGATCAGGCGGATATAGGCCTCGGCTGCGCTCTCCGGATCGATGCGGGACATGAAGGCGACGTGCGTGAAGGTCGGCACGTCATGCGTGGCTGCGAGCTGGCAGACCGCGGTGAGCTCCTGCACGCCGGCGCCGGGGGCATAGGCGTTCAGGATGCCGATGCCGATGCCGCCCTCGTTGAGCCCTTCGGCGAGACGATCGAGAATGCCGTTGACCTCCGCATCGCTCGCCACGTTGTCGATCCAGCGGCGATCACGCATGGCAGCGCCGAACGCCTCAAGTGAGCTCTCCGAGTTGGAGCCCGTCATGGCGCCGATGCGTGCGAAAGCCCAGTTGACCGCAGCGCCGTAGTTGAGCACGCGCCCTCTCGCCGCCTGCTTGCCATACCAGGCTGCGACCGGCAGGACCCCAGCCTCGAGGTCGAGCGTCGTCGTCACGCCGTCGAACGCCTGCATGCGGTCGGCGGGGATCGACTGGCCATGCGCATGCAGGTCGATGAAGCCGGGCGCCACGACCAGACCGGTCGCATCGATGGTCTGCTCTCCGCCGCCAAGGGAGGCGCCGACCGCAGCAATCCGGCCATCCATCACCGCGACGTCGCCGACGACATCCATCCCGCTGGCCGGATCGACCACCCTGCCGCCCGTGATCACCAATCCGCCCATCTCGCTGCTCCCGCATTCCAAAACCCGGTTCTTCCAAGCCGGCGATCAGCTCGGAAGGCGCGCGGAGGAGCGTAGCGAGAGGTATCAACGCGTCAAGGCGCGTGCCGGAATGCTAGCTCCGCAATCCCGGCGCTTCCTGCCCTGTGCGCGCGACGTATTCGGTGTAGCCGCCGCCATATTGGTGGATGCCTTCAGGCGTCAGCTCCAAGACGCGGTTGGACAGCGTCGCCAGAAAATGGCGGTCATGCGAGACGAACAGCATGGTGCCCTCGAAATCCGACAGCGCCGTGATCAGCATCTCCTTGGTCGCAAGGTCGAGATGGTTGGTCGGCTCGTCCAGCACCAGAAAGTTCGGCGGATCGAACAGCATCTTTGCCATCACCAGGCGCGCCTTCTCGCCGCCCGAAAGCACGCGGCAGCGCTTTTCCACGTCGTCCCCGGAGAAGCCGAAGCAGCCGGCGAGCGCGCGCAGACTCCCCTGCCCCGCGGTCGGGAACGCATCCTCCAGCGACTGGAACACGGTGCGCTCGCCGTCGAGCAGGTCCATCGCGTGCTGGGCGAAGTAGCCCATCTTGACGCTGCCGCCCAATGCCACCGAGCCCTGATCGGGCTCGCTCGCGCCGGCAACGAGCTTGAGCAGCGTCGACTTGCCGGCGCCGTTGACACCCATCACGCACCAGCGCTCGCGGCGGCGGATCATGAAATCGAGGCCGTCATAGATGCGCTTGGCTCCGTAGCCCTTGTAGACGTTCTTCAGGGCGACCACGTCCTCGCCGGAGCGCGGCGCCGGCGGAAAGTCGAACGCAACGCTCTGGCGGCGGCGCGGCGGCTCGACCCGCTCGATCTTGTCGAGCTTCTTCACCCGGCTCTGGACCTGTGCCGCATGCGAGGCGCGCGCCTTGAACCGCTCGATGAACTTGATCTCCTTGGCGAGCATCGCCTGCTGGCGCTCGAACTGCGCCTGCTGCTGCTTCTCATTCAGCGCACGCTGCTGCTCGTAGAACTCGTAGTCGCCGGTGTAAGTGGTGAGCGAGCCGGAGTCGATCTCGATCACCTTGGCGATCACGCGGTTGATGAACTCGCGGTCATGCGAGGTCATCAGCAGCGTGCCTTCGTAGTCGTGCAGGAATTTTTCCAGCCAGATCAGACTTTCGAGATCGAGATGGTTGCTCGGCTCGTCCAGCAGCATGACGTCGGGACGCATCAGCAGGATGCGGGCGAGCGCGACGCGCATCTTCCAGCCGCCGGAGAGTGCGCCGACATCGCCCTCCATCATCTCCTGGCTGAAGCCGAGGCCGGACAGCGCCTCGCGCGCCCGTCCGTCGAGCGCGTAGCCGTCGAGTTCCTCGAAACGGTGCTGCACCTCGCCGTAGCGCGCGATGATCTCGTCCATCTCGTCGGCCTTGTCCGGATCGGCCATCGCCGCCTCGAGCTCGCGCAACTCGGCTGCGACCTCGCTCACCGGGCCCGCCCCATCCATCACCTCGGCGACGGCGCTGCGGCCGGACATCTCACCGACGTCCTGGCTGAAATAGCCGATGGTGATGCCGCGATCGATCGAGACCTGGCCTTCGTCGGGCAGCTCCTGGCCCGCGATCATGCGGAACAGCGTGGTCTTGCCGGCGCCGTTCGGGCCGACGAGCCCGATCTTTTCGCCCTTGTTGAGGGCGGCGGAGGCTTCGATGAACAGGATCTGGTGGCCGGCTTGCTTGCTGACGTTGTCGAGGCGGATCATGAGGTCTTTGGGGGATTTTTGCGTTGCAGCGTAATAGGCCATAAGGGCGGCCAGGGGAAGCCCGGCCGCACCCGGATTCCCCCTCGCCAAGCGCCAAAATCCCGCTGTCTGCCCCGAGGGTTAGGCCTTGTACACCTCGACGGTCTGCATCATGCCCATCTCCTCATGGTTCATCATGTGGCAGTGGAGCATGAAGATGCCGGTGAAATCGAGGAAGCGGGAGCGGAACACGACCTGGCCGCCCTTGCGCTCGACGATCACGGAGTCCCGCCATTCCGGCGTCGCCAGCGCCTTGCCGTTGACCGAGACCACCTGGAACGGATTGGTGTGGATGTGGAAGACGTGATCGTCATGCTCATGCGTGTTGACGATGGTCCACTCCTCGACCGCGCCCAGCTTGACCCGGTGATCGATACGGGCGGGGTCGAACTTCTTGCCGTCGATGAAGAAGCCGAATTCCTGCCAATGCCCGGCGGCATCGGCCTCCGGCGCGGTCGCCGACAGCACCACCTTGCGGCGGTTGGTGATTTCGCTGTCCTTGATGGTCGCGAGCGGCGCCGGCGGCAAGCCACGCGGCAGCTTCATGTCCATCGGTGCGCCCGACACCACGACCCGCGCCAGCGGGCCGACCGGAGACGGATGACCCTGATCGTAGGGCGCCGCGTTGAAGGCATAAGTTCCGGCAGCGCCGGCCTTCACCAGGATATCCGCGCGCTGGCCCGGCGCGATCAGGAGCTGCT
The DNA window shown above is from Bradyrhizobium sp. CB1650 and carries:
- a CDS encoding cupin domain-containing protein; translation: MDAATGPQTADQHSHLVQPQAMDWQQTRFPGCEAKTLLFDRSTGLMTALMRFAPGAVLPDHEHVGIEQSYVIEGALVDKEGPAKGIACKAGEFIWREAGSRHAAWCPEGALILAIFQVPNKFFEADGHVVDASGHDWDEAWGHTAAQWARRA
- a CDS encoding MBL fold metallo-hydrolase, with the translated sequence MKQLRIGDITIDAVIEREGPWRRPQDFFPAYDEGVFKRHLPTMEPEVFDTARGMMVITYQTFVVRTPRYTILVDTCTGEDKGHPPPFDFPGKERWRNELFALGISFEQIDYVFCTHLHIDHTGWNTTLRDGRWVPTFPNAKYVFHKGEYAAWEAEHAKGNNPPGTVFRDNCLPIVEAGQALLVDEDYALDDTVTLTPTPGHSPCHCCVNVFSKGERAVVAGDLMHHQIQCREPDWSAKPDWDPKQSAVSRRKFFASVADTDTLILPIHFPTPTAGWVKPLGSAFDYRFKRE
- a CDS encoding GTP-binding protein produces the protein MAVPVLLVAGFLGAGKTTVVNHLLAHAEGRRIAAVVNDFGAINIDAELITGAADGVVSLSNGCICCTLEGDLLRTLASLLRRDPRPDVIVIETSGVADPADVVRNLMDPVIFRETPLETVLCVVDATMPVTMLDDTLLRSQIRAADIIALSKVDLADAAGCAPLRDAVRTMRPAAVLVDARHGEVPAALLFSPDVDRVPVPREPGPRRPAVERFETMSWTSDKPVSLPRLQQAIGRLAPRLARAKGLFETVEQPGRLLVFQLAGGRATLAAGGTRAEGTPRTRIVFVAEIGVLSREEINAIMEGCIETGTA
- a CDS encoding amidohydrolase family protein, with the translated sequence MGGLVITGGRVVDPASGMDVVGDVAVMDGRIAAVGASLGGGEQTIDATGLVVAPGFIDLHAHGQSIPADRMQAFDGVTTTLDLEAGVLPVAAWYGKQAARGRVLNYGAAVNWAFARIGAMTGSNSESSLEAFGAAMRDRRWIDNVASDAEVNGILDRLAEGLNEGGIGIGILNAYAPGAGVQELTAVCQLAATHDVPTFTHVAFMSRIDPESAAEAYIRLIGYAGATGAHMHICHFNSSSKTDIERCAKLVAKAQAQGLPITVEAYPYGTGSTVLAAAFFSDPEFETRNGTGYDSVQRVADGRRFRDREELLAAQATEPSTLVLWHILDLENNAHHRDLLDMSVLYPGGAIASDAMPWTLADGSVYTGDAWPLPKDATSHPRSAGCFTRFIREWVRERRTVSLLEGIRKCSLIPAEILQHSTPAMRAKGRLAPGADADIVVFDYNTLTDRAEFSAMNRPAEGVRHLIVSGYPLIADGVLDVTARPGRPVRRPVAEG
- a CDS encoding ABC-F family ATP-binding cassette domain-containing protein translates to MIRLDNVSKQAGHQILFIEASAALNKGEKIGLVGPNGAGKTTLFRMIAGQELPDEGQVSIDRGITIGYFSQDVGEMSGRSAVAEVMDGAGPVSEVAAELRELEAAMADPDKADEMDEIIARYGEVQHRFEELDGYALDGRAREALSGLGFSQEMMEGDVGALSGGWKMRVALARILLMRPDVMLLDEPSNHLDLESLIWLEKFLHDYEGTLLMTSHDREFINRVIAKVIEIDSGSLTTYTGDYEFYEQQRALNEKQQQAQFERQQAMLAKEIKFIERFKARASHAAQVQSRVKKLDKIERVEPPRRRQSVAFDFPPAPRSGEDVVALKNVYKGYGAKRIYDGLDFMIRRRERWCVMGVNGAGKSTLLKLVAGASEPDQGSVALGGSVKMGYFAQHAMDLLDGERTVFQSLEDAFPTAGQGSLRALAGCFGFSGDDVEKRCRVLSGGEKARLVMAKMLFDPPNFLVLDEPTNHLDLATKEMLITALSDFEGTMLFVSHDRHFLATLSNRVLELTPEGIHQYGGGYTEYVARTGQEAPGLRS